In Anaerolineales bacterium, the following proteins share a genomic window:
- a CDS encoding DUF4173 domain-containing protein, whose amino-acid sequence MKTNPNRFWLLVILLGWAFDFLFWEKPLGVNFFIFVTLCIATGIYLLQTDGLRLSRRGSLLLFPLAFFAALTFFRREPMTVFLAVSMSIFLMGVFALTYLGGNWTRYRILDYIIGYLTLFGSMIARPIGFAAEVKRDQPAPSNPKRNVWPVVRGIVIALPVIAIFASLLSSADPIFADRFEKFIELFNIDNLPEYIFRLVYILIFAYAIAGAFLHAAQKSDDKVEDKNLVAPFLGFTESAIVLGSLTILFAAFVVIQFQYFFGGQANINLAGYTYSEYARRGFGELVTVAFFSLLLLLGLGGIAKRETDVHRRVFSTLGIVLVGLVIVMQVSAFQRLVLYENAYGFSRLRTYTHVFMIWLAVLLVAVAALELLKKERSIGFAMVLAALGFVASLGLLNVDAFIVRQNIQRELRGTVGENLNERQQVDLDTQYFLDLSDDAVPALVSGFQSKALSEAVHEKIGAALACRWHDREQKEAAIPWQGFHLSRLFANRAFAEIESELAAYTITDTDYPVVVKTPSGEEFSCWGYYYD is encoded by the coding sequence ATGAAAACCAATCCAAACCGGTTCTGGCTTCTCGTCATTCTGCTCGGTTGGGCGTTCGATTTCCTCTTTTGGGAAAAGCCCCTCGGCGTCAACTTCTTCATCTTCGTGACGCTGTGTATCGCCACCGGGATTTATCTTTTGCAGACGGACGGACTGCGCCTCTCGCGCCGGGGAAGCCTGCTTCTGTTTCCTTTGGCGTTTTTCGCCGCCCTCACCTTTTTCCGCCGTGAGCCGATGACGGTGTTCCTCGCCGTTTCGATGTCCATCTTCCTGATGGGAGTCTTCGCCCTCACTTACCTCGGCGGCAACTGGACGCGCTACCGCATCCTTGATTACATTATCGGCTATTTGACTCTCTTCGGAAGCATGATCGCGCGTCCAATTGGGTTTGCCGCCGAAGTGAAGCGCGACCAGCCCGCCCCGTCGAATCCGAAGCGGAACGTCTGGCCCGTCGTGCGCGGCATCGTCATCGCGTTGCCCGTCATCGCGATCTTCGCCTCCCTGCTTTCCTCCGCCGACCCGATCTTCGCGGATCGTTTCGAGAAATTCATCGAATTGTTCAACATTGACAACCTGCCCGAATATATTTTCAGGCTGGTTTACATTTTGATCTTTGCCTATGCCATCGCGGGCGCGTTCCTGCACGCCGCGCAAAAATCGGACGATAAAGTGGAGGACAAAAATCTCGTCGCGCCGTTTCTCGGCTTCACCGAGTCTGCTATCGTGCTTGGGAGTTTGACGATTTTGTTCGCCGCTTTTGTTGTTATTCAGTTTCAATATTTTTTTGGCGGACAGGCGAACATCAATCTCGCAGGCTACACCTATTCAGAATATGCGCGGCGCGGGTTTGGCGAACTGGTGACGGTGGCGTTCTTCAGTTTGTTGCTGTTGCTCGGCTTGGGCGGCATCGCCAAACGCGAGACCGATGTTCATCGTCGTGTGTTCTCGACGCTGGGTATTGTGTTGGTCGGCTTGGTGATCGTGATGCAGGTCTCGGCGTTCCAGCGACTCGTCTTGTACGAAAACGCGTACGGCTTCTCGCGCCTGCGGACGTACACGCACGTGTTCATGATCTGGCTGGCGGTGTTGCTGGTCGCGGTTGCCGCGCTGGAATTGCTGAAAAAGGAACGCTCCATCGGGTTTGCGATGGTGTTGGCTGCGCTGGGATTCGTCGCCTCGCTCGGCTTGCTCAACGTGGACGCGTTCATCGTGCGCCAGAACATCCAGCGCGAACTGCGCGGCACGGTGGGGGAGAATTTGAACGAGCGTCAGCAGGTTGATCTGGACACGCAATACTTTCTGGATCTGTCAGACGATGCCGTTCCCGCCCTTGTGTCAGGTTTTCAGAGTAAGGCTCTTTCTGAGGCTGTTCATGAAAAGATCGGGGCGGCGTTGGCTTGCCGCTGGCATGACCGCGAACAGAAGGAGGCAGCAATCCCGTGGCAGGGATTTCACCTTTCCCGCCTCTTTGCCAATCGCGCTTTTGCGGAGATTGAAAGCGAACTAGCCGCCTATACGATTACCGATACCGATTACCCAGTGGTAGTCAAAACTCCAAGCGGCGAAGAGTTTTCTTGTTGGGGATATTATTACGATTAG
- a CDS encoding iron ABC transporter permease, producing the protein MLWTLPLAFLAIFFFFPLSKIFSLTFSPSTLTPENLQITNYHLRFTFLQATLSTLLTLALGLPSAVLFARYDFRGKSLLRALTAVPFLLPTVVVAAAFNSLLGQRSPLSTFLFPLSSFLPPSPFTLILAAHVFYNTTIVIRIVGAALSNLDPKLEHVARSLGADSFRVWTKVTLPLLRPSILAASILVFLFDFTSFGVILLLGGSQFATLEVEIYIQAVKQLNLPLAALLAIIQLACTLAFSILYSKYAIRNTQYFPHSRPPLKPQTLKQKLFVTSLCFLLSAFFLLPLSSLPIRSLTRLEADRGQRGEIQYGFTTDYYKELFINRRGSVFYVPPFQAILNSITYASATVILSILIGFPAAVALSKPTTLDKLLDPLIMLPLGSSAVMLGLGFLLTFGKWLTLPLMVPVAHTLVALPFVIRALQPAIASIPQRLRQAASTLGASPFEVWKNIDLPILRRATLAAATFAFTISLGEFGATLLITRPDYPTIPVAIERFLSQPGGLNYGQAMAMSTILMLLTIASILLVEKFRLPNSREF; encoded by the coding sequence TTGCTTTGGACTCTTCCCCTCGCCTTCCTTGCCATCTTTTTCTTCTTCCCTCTTTCCAAAATCTTCTCGCTTACATTCTCCCCCTCAACCCTCACGCCCGAAAACCTACAAATTACCAATTACCACTTACGATTTACTTTTCTCCAAGCCACCCTCTCCACCCTCCTCACCCTTGCCCTCGGACTCCCCTCCGCCGTCCTCTTTGCCCGCTACGACTTTCGCGGCAAATCCCTCCTCCGCGCCCTCACTGCTGTTCCCTTTTTACTCCCAACCGTCGTAGTCGCCGCCGCCTTCAACTCCCTCCTTGGTCAACGCAGTCCACTTTCCACTTTCCTCTTTCCTCTTTCTTCTTTCCTCCCTCCTTCACCCTTCACCCTTATTTTAGCCGCTCACGTCTTCTACAACACCACCATCGTCATCCGCATCGTCGGCGCGGCGCTCTCCAACCTCGACCCCAAACTCGAACATGTGGCTCGCTCCCTCGGCGCGGACTCCTTCCGCGTCTGGACGAAAGTCACCTTGCCTCTGCTGCGTCCATCCATTCTCGCCGCGTCGATTCTCGTCTTCCTCTTCGACTTCACCTCCTTCGGCGTGATTCTCCTTCTCGGCGGATCACAATTCGCCACCCTCGAAGTGGAAATCTACATCCAAGCCGTCAAACAACTCAACCTGCCCCTCGCCGCCCTCCTCGCCATCATTCAACTCGCCTGTACGCTCGCCTTCTCCATCCTTTACTCGAAATACGCAATACGCAATACGCAGTACTTTCCTCACTCGCGCCCTCCTCTCAAACCTCAAACCCTCAAACAAAAACTCTTCGTCACATCCCTCTGCTTTCTGCTTTCCGCTTTTTTCCTTCTTCCTCTCTCCTCTCTCCCCATCCGTTCCCTGACCCGCCTCGAAGCCGACCGCGGTCAGCGCGGCGAAATCCAATATGGATTCACCACCGACTACTACAAAGAACTTTTCATCAATCGTCGCGGCTCGGTATTTTATGTTCCTCCATTCCAAGCAATTCTAAATTCAATCACATATGCCTCGGCAACTGTAATTCTCTCGATCCTCATCGGCTTTCCCGCAGCCGTCGCCCTCTCCAAACCAACCACCCTCGACAAACTCCTCGACCCGCTCATCATGCTTCCGCTCGGCTCCTCTGCAGTCATGCTCGGGTTAGGATTCCTCCTCACGTTCGGCAAATGGCTCACCTTGCCGTTGATGGTTCCAGTCGCACACACACTCGTTGCGTTGCCGTTTGTCATCCGCGCGTTGCAACCTGCCATTGCATCCATCCCTCAACGATTGCGCCAAGCCGCGTCAACCTTAGGCGCGTCGCCTTTCGAAGTCTGGAAAAATATTGACCTCCCCATCCTCCGCCGCGCGACTCTTGCCGCCGCGACCTTCGCCTTCACCATCTCGCTCGGCGAATTTGGCGCGACCCTCCTCATCACCCGCCCCGATTACCCGACCATCCCTGTCGCTATCGAACGCTTCCTCTCGCAACCAGGCGGTCTCAATTACGGTCAAGCGATGGCGATGTCAACCATCCTGATGCTCCTCACAATTGCCAGCATCCTGCTCGTCGAAAAATTCCGCCTCCCCAATTCACGAGAATTCTGA
- a CDS encoding DUF402 domain-containing protein, which yields MRVKSQKKNLAGDVVYEYEGDEIRRDANSIVIEARFTREDMPYMGIVLKKDDRFVEYYYTDRWYNIFAIYDRDDGALKGWYCNIGKPAVIEDGVVSYVDLALDLWVSVDGKQTVLDEDEFEALNLTDGLREGALTGLSELKQVFLREKPPR from the coding sequence ATGAGAGTCAAATCGCAGAAAAAGAATCTTGCAGGCGATGTTGTGTATGAGTACGAGGGCGATGAAATCAGGCGTGACGCGAACTCGATCGTGATCGAAGCCAGGTTTACGCGCGAGGATATGCCCTATATGGGCATTGTCCTCAAAAAAGACGACCGCTTCGTGGAATATTATTACACCGATCGCTGGTACAACATCTTCGCGATCTACGACCGCGACGACGGCGCGCTCAAAGGCTGGTATTGCAACATCGGCAAGCCTGCCGTGATCGAAGACGGTGTCGTTTCGTATGTTGATCTGGCTTTGGATTTGTGGGTTTCAGTGGACGGGAAGCAAACTGTTTTGGATGAGGACGAATTCGAAGCGCTCAACCTGACCGACGGATTGCGCGAGGGTGCGTTGACAGGTTTGAGCGAATTAAAACAAGTGTTTTTAAGAGAAAAACCTCCGAGGTAA
- a CDS encoding GNAT family N-acetyltransferase produces the protein MADLKVDVFHTINEIKPEIWNRIVSGRGFQSHSWYQFGERAMTDAQPTYLLAWDGKTPVAGAALFKVHNEPLPLPAIAREFMASIFKHRPLLVCRSPLADTSALLLPGEPMRDRALSALAQAAREQFKKQKCSFLLFDYLLTEQLRYGWPKGFKPLTVSEPGTYMPMEWQSFDEYLESGNKKDRQQYKKSIKEAEDSGLVLSKHKTVSDVDAALQLIQNISIWNGAAPNPWMRGLLENFSMIDGTWLELHKDGKRVGCAAVVRDNQFQLATALGLEDDVPGGYFYLLHAALQEAFKHKVRLVRFGAGAYDVKRSLGFHLEDTNHAMVAMAAFNTRSSSKK, from the coding sequence ATGGCAGACCTGAAGGTTGACGTTTTTCATACTATTAACGAGATCAAGCCCGAAATCTGGAATCGTATCGTTTCTGGGCGCGGCTTTCAAAGCCATAGTTGGTACCAATTCGGCGAACGCGCCATGACAGACGCGCAACCTACGTACCTGCTTGCCTGGGATGGGAAAACGCCGGTGGCAGGCGCAGCCCTCTTCAAAGTCCACAACGAACCGCTGCCGCTTCCCGCCATCGCGCGTGAGTTCATGGCGTCCATTTTCAAACACAGGCCGTTACTCGTTTGCCGTTCGCCGCTCGCTGACACATCGGCATTACTATTGCCCGGCGAGCCAATGCGCGATAGGGCGCTATCCGCTCTCGCACAAGCCGCCCGAGAACAATTCAAGAAACAGAAGTGCTCATTCCTGCTCTTCGATTATTTGCTCACTGAGCAATTACGATACGGTTGGCCCAAAGGCTTCAAGCCGCTGACCGTCTCGGAACCCGGCACGTATATGCCGATGGAATGGCAAAGTTTTGACGAATATCTCGAATCGGGCAACAAGAAGGACCGCCAGCAGTACAAAAAAAGCATCAAAGAGGCTGAAGACAGCGGACTCGTTCTCTCCAAACATAAAACAGTTTCTGACGTTGACGCCGCGCTTCAATTGATCCAAAACATCTCCATCTGGAACGGAGCGGCGCCCAACCCATGGATGCGCGGCTTGCTGGAAAACTTTTCGATGATTGACGGTACTTGGCTCGAACTTCACAAGGATGGAAAACGCGTGGGGTGCGCGGCAGTCGTGCGCGATAATCAATTCCAACTTGCCACCGCGCTCGGACTCGAAGACGATGTTCCCGGCGGATATTTTTATTTGCTGCATGCCGCACTTCAGGAAGCGTTCAAGCACAAGGTTCGCCTTGTCCGTTTTGGCGCAGGCGCCTACGATGTAAAACGCAGTTTGGGCTTTCACCTTGAAGATACGAACCACGCCATGGTCGCGATGGCGGCGTTCAACACGCGTTCTTCTTCGAAGAAGTAG
- a CDS encoding thiamine diphosphokinase, translating into MHRIIIFANGDLPDLEKARALLRPDDFILCADGGTRHALALGVKPNLILGDMDSVGKEMLKKLQDDGVEIELFPRDKDETDLELALNKALELNPDEIIIAAALGGRTDQTLANIALISNTQYAIRNIRLDDGVEEIFLCRAQAEVRGRSGDLVSLIPWGEPVHGVQTENLKWRLNGETLYPDKSRGISNEMTNNIASIKIKSGLLLIIHTRQSPIL; encoded by the coding sequence ATGCACCGCATCATCATCTTCGCCAACGGCGACCTACCCGACCTCGAAAAAGCCCGCGCCCTCCTGCGCCCCGACGACTTCATCCTCTGCGCGGACGGTGGAACGCGTCACGCGCTCGCGCTTGGCGTCAAACCGAATCTCATCCTCGGCGACATGGACTCCGTTGGAAAAGAAATGCTGAAAAAACTTCAAGACGACGGCGTCGAAATCGAACTCTTCCCCCGCGACAAAGACGAGACCGATCTCGAACTTGCGCTCAACAAAGCCCTCGAATTAAATCCCGATGAAATCATCATCGCCGCCGCCCTCGGCGGTCGCACCGACCAAACCCTCGCCAACATCGCACTGATAAGTAATACGCAATACGCAATACGCAATATCCGCCTCGACGATGGGGTGGAAGAAATCTTCCTATGCCGCGCCCAGGCTGAAGTCCGCGGGCGAAGCGGCGATCTCGTCTCGTTGATTCCCTGGGGGGAGCCTGTCCACGGAGTCCAAACTGAAAATCTCAAGTGGCGTCTCAACGGCGAAACGCTTTATCCCGATAAATCCCGCGGCATCAGCAACGAAATGACAAACAACATAGCTTCCATCAAAATCAAATCGGGGTTGCTTCTCATCATCCACACCCGCCAATCTCCAATTCTCTAA
- a CDS encoding alpha/beta hydrolase: MSAIILDGSIVHYEVLGRGRPVIFLHGWVGSWKYWISSMQVASTSYRAYALDLWGFGDTAHVAANYSLEQQASLIDRFLVEMGIGKVAFVGHGMGALVSMTFAIHFSHSVDRVMAVSCPLNYDAINTRLQTSPASDLVDWLANRTPEATAALSDASKADLAAVTKSMEGFRADNFFGGFRALNIPTLLVYGEREPAFILPTEAESNSTMIQQIVLEESGHFPMLDDAAKFNRLLTDFLALESGASPSELEMKEEWKRRVR; the protein is encoded by the coding sequence TTGAGCGCGATCATCCTCGACGGTTCCATCGTACATTACGAAGTGCTCGGGCGCGGACGCCCGGTCATCTTTCTGCACGGATGGGTGGGCTCATGGAAGTATTGGATCTCTTCCATGCAAGTCGCTTCCACCTCCTACCGCGCGTACGCGCTGGACCTCTGGGGATTCGGCGATACCGCCCATGTCGCCGCAAACTACTCGCTCGAACAGCAAGCGTCCCTCATCGACCGGTTCCTCGTTGAAATGGGAATCGGAAAAGTCGCCTTTGTCGGTCACGGCATGGGCGCGCTCGTGAGCATGACCTTTGCCATTCACTTCTCGCACAGTGTAGATCGCGTCATGGCGGTCAGTTGCCCATTGAACTACGACGCGATCAATACGCGTTTGCAGACCTCGCCCGCTTCAGATCTTGTGGATTGGCTGGCGAATCGCACTCCCGAAGCGACTGCCGCTCTTTCAGACGCTTCAAAAGCCGACCTTGCGGCTGTTACCAAATCCATGGAAGGATTCCGCGCCGACAATTTTTTCGGCGGCTTCCGCGCCCTCAACATTCCCACCCTCCTCGTCTATGGCGAACGTGAACCGGCGTTCATCCTGCCCACCGAAGCCGAATCGAACTCCACCATGATTCAACAGATCGTGCTGGAAGAATCGGGTCACTTCCCCATGCTCGACGACGCGGCAAAATTCAACCGCCTGCTCACAGACTTCCTCGCGCTTGAATCGGGCGCCAGTCCCAGCGAATTGGAAATGAAAGAAGAGTGGAAACGTCGCGTTCGCTGA
- a CDS encoding DUF2085 domain-containing protein: MEQASAQPKYHSLMRWFIPLAALLAFSTWFYVAPPGLLGKADAIGYAVCHRIDERSFHIGERQLPLCVRCTGEFNAAAISLVFFAFASKKKSGMPGWKLGAPLLLFFLAFGIDGSNSYLYLLKQTSDSALSAIPNLYTPNSALRLLTGSGMGIALASILFPAFNQAVWQTTDAERALDWKKLAALIGIVALVDLLILTESPLVLYPVAVLSALGVLTLLTIVFTMAWLMIMRQENSFHRLTEMWMPFLAGLTLALLMISAIDLLRLSLTGTWGGLPLG, encoded by the coding sequence ATGGAACAAGCAAGCGCGCAACCCAAATATCACAGCCTCATGCGTTGGTTCATCCCGCTCGCGGCGTTACTCGCATTTTCAACGTGGTTTTACGTCGCTCCGCCGGGCTTGCTCGGCAAAGCGGACGCCATCGGCTACGCTGTCTGCCATCGCATTGACGAACGCTCATTCCACATCGGCGAGCGGCAACTTCCATTGTGTGTACGTTGCACGGGCGAATTCAACGCCGCCGCCATCTCGCTGGTCTTTTTCGCGTTTGCCAGCAAAAAGAAAAGCGGAATGCCCGGCTGGAAACTCGGCGCGCCGCTTCTGCTGTTCTTCCTTGCCTTCGGCATTGACGGTTCAAACTCGTACTTATATCTGCTCAAACAAACCTCAGACAGCGCGCTCAGCGCCATTCCCAACCTTTACACGCCGAACAGCGCCCTGCGTCTCCTCACCGGGAGCGGCATGGGTATCGCGCTGGCATCCATTCTCTTCCCCGCGTTCAACCAGGCGGTGTGGCAAACTACAGACGCCGAACGCGCTCTCGATTGGAAGAAACTCGCCGCGCTGATCGGCATCGTAGCGTTGGTTGACCTGCTCATCCTCACCGAAAGCCCGCTCGTTCTTTATCCCGTCGCCGTCCTCAGCGCGCTCGGCGTCCTCACGTTGCTGACCATCGTCTTCACCATGGCGTGGTTGATGATCATGCGGCAGGAAAACTCATTCCACCGCTTGACCGAAATGTGGATGCCCTTCCTCGCCGGGCTGACCCTCGCGCTTTTGATGATCTCGGCAATTGACCTGCTCCGCCTCTCTCTGACGGGAACCTGGGGAGGCTTGCCTTTAGGTTGA
- a CDS encoding DUF4126 domain-containing protein, with protein MELLTGIFTAFGLSASAGLNAYIPLLIVGLVARYTDLLKLSSPWDALANPWIILLLCALVIIEMLADKVPAVNHINDVIQTVIRPTAGAIAFAASANVVTDVSPVLALAAGLLVAGTVHVAKAGALRPAVTATTGGAGNVPVSIAEDVTSTVLSIVAIVLPILIGTLIIVLGAFVIYWLYRRANRVTT; from the coding sequence ATGGAACTACTTACTGGAATCTTTACCGCCTTCGGGCTATCCGCCAGCGCGGGATTGAATGCCTACATCCCATTGCTGATCGTTGGGCTGGTCGCGCGCTACACCGACCTGCTCAAATTAAGTTCGCCCTGGGATGCCTTGGCAAACCCGTGGATCATCCTATTGCTTTGCGCGCTGGTCATCATCGAGATGCTGGCTGATAAAGTGCCTGCGGTCAACCACATCAACGATGTGATCCAAACCGTCATTCGCCCGACGGCGGGAGCGATCGCCTTCGCCGCAAGCGCGAATGTCGTGACCGACGTGAGCCCCGTGCTGGCATTGGCGGCTGGCTTACTCGTGGCTGGCACGGTGCATGTCGCCAAAGCCGGCGCACTCCGCCCCGCAGTGACGGCAACTACAGGCGGCGCAGGAAACGTTCCTGTGTCCATCGCGGAGGATGTCACCTCGACCGTGCTGTCCATTGTAGCGATCGTCCTGCCGATCCTCATCGGCACGCTAATCATCGTCCTCGGCGCGTTCGTCATCTACTGGCTGTACCGCCGGGCAAACCGCGTCACGACCTGA
- a CDS encoding ATP-dependent 6-phosphofructokinase — protein sequence MKRIGILTGGGDAPGLNAVIRAAVKTAIYEYDSEVLGIRDGYDGFIDGDRGIVPLTIDSVRGILPRGGTILGAANRGNPYARKVMRDGKEVLIDVSDEIIKGIKRLEMDALLVLGGDGTLHIAHALYKKGAPVIGVPKTIDNDIGGTEFTFGFDTAVTTATEAIDRLHTTAESHHRVMVLELMGRDAGFIALHAGLAGGADVILIPEIPFKFEAVLAEVRQRVESGYLFSIIVVSEGAKPQGGEQVFSRGGDEIYVPRLGGIGHVVGEYIEKQGFESRVTVLGHLQRGGTPTPFDRWLATRFGSAAVRLAAQGKFDCMVALRAGKIVPVGLEEVTSIAKRVDVNDDAVITARNMGISFGDE from the coding sequence ATGAAGCGAATTGGAATACTTACCGGCGGCGGCGACGCGCCGGGACTCAACGCGGTCATCCGCGCGGCGGTGAAGACTGCCATTTACGAATACGATAGTGAAGTGTTGGGAATCCGCGACGGCTATGATGGATTTATTGACGGAGACAGAGGGATTGTTCCTCTTACGATCGATTCGGTGCGCGGAATTTTGCCGCGCGGCGGAACGATCCTTGGAGCGGCGAACCGCGGCAACCCCTACGCGCGCAAAGTGATGCGCGACGGCAAGGAAGTTTTGATAGACGTTTCGGACGAGATCATCAAAGGTATCAAACGTCTCGAAATGGACGCCTTGCTGGTCCTCGGCGGGGATGGAACGCTGCATATCGCCCACGCGCTCTACAAAAAAGGCGCGCCGGTTATCGGCGTTCCCAAAACGATTGACAACGATATCGGCGGGACGGAATTTACCTTCGGTTTCGATACGGCAGTCACAACTGCCACCGAAGCCATTGACCGTCTGCACACGACGGCGGAATCACACCATCGCGTAATGGTGCTGGAATTAATGGGGCGCGACGCCGGGTTCATTGCTCTACATGCCGGTTTGGCGGGCGGCGCGGACGTGATCCTCATCCCGGAAATCCCGTTCAAGTTCGAGGCGGTCCTTGCCGAGGTCCGCCAGCGTGTAGAGAGCGGATACTTGTTCAGCATTATTGTCGTTTCGGAAGGAGCCAAGCCTCAGGGTGGAGAACAGGTTTTTTCGCGCGGCGGAGATGAAATTTATGTGCCTCGGCTCGGCGGGATCGGTCATGTTGTGGGCGAGTACATCGAAAAACAAGGATTCGAATCACGCGTCACCGTGCTGGGACATTTACAACGCGGCGGCACGCCAACTCCCTTCGACCGTTGGCTCGCCACGCGCTTCGGCTCGGCGGCGGTCCGTTTGGCGGCGCAAGGCAAGTTCGATTGCATGGTCGCTTTGCGCGCCGGAAAAATCGTCCCTGTTGGGCTGGAAGAAGTCACCTCCATCGCCAAACGTGTAGATGTCAACGACGATGCCGTCATCACCGCCCGCAACATGGGCATTTCATTTGGAGATGAGTAG
- a CDS encoding thiamine ABC transporter substrate-binding protein, with protein sequence MKPTLLLLSSFLFLLSSCSPQSPATLTIMTHDSFSVSEEVVKSFETANSVTFVFLPSGDAGSMLNKAILTKDAPLADVMFGVDNTFLSRALEADIFESYVSLELQNIPDEFKLDPSNRATPVDYGDVCINYDKKYFAENNLAVPQNLDDLTKPEYDGLLVVENPATSSTGLAFLLATVAYYGDSFTEYWQALKANGVVVVDSWDTAYYTNFSASSGRGPQPMVVSYASSPAAEVVYAETPLDDAPTASILGPDACFRQVEFVGILKGTQNRALAEKFVDFMLSKQFQEDMPLQMFVYPVTPNAALPDVFVKYAQTPSQSATLSPADIAANRDAWIQAWSAVMK encoded by the coding sequence ATGAAACCCACCCTCCTCCTCCTTTCCTCTTTCCTCTTTCTTCTCTCCTCTTGCTCGCCTCAATCCCCCGCCACGCTCACCATCATGACCCACGATTCATTCTCCGTGAGCGAAGAAGTTGTCAAATCGTTTGAAACCGCCAACAGCGTGACGTTCGTATTCCTCCCCAGTGGCGACGCGGGCTCGATGCTCAACAAAGCCATCCTTACCAAAGACGCGCCGCTCGCCGACGTGATGTTCGGCGTGGACAACACGTTTCTTTCCCGCGCCCTCGAAGCGGATATTTTCGAATCGTACGTCTCGCTTGAATTGCAAAACATCCCCGACGAGTTCAAACTCGATCCGTCTAACCGCGCCACGCCCGTTGATTACGGCGACGTGTGCATCAACTACGATAAGAAATATTTTGCAGAAAATAATCTCGCTGTTCCGCAAAACCTCGATGATTTGACAAAGCCCGAATACGACGGCTTGTTGGTCGTCGAAAATCCCGCCACTTCGTCTACGGGACTCGCTTTCCTGCTCGCTACCGTCGCGTATTACGGCGATTCGTTTACCGAATATTGGCAAGCCCTCAAAGCGAACGGCGTCGTCGTGGTGGATAGTTGGGATACCGCCTATTACACCAACTTCAGCGCCTCGTCGGGACGCGGACCTCAACCGATGGTTGTCTCGTATGCGAGTTCACCCGCCGCGGAAGTCGTCTACGCCGAAACTCCATTGGATGACGCGCCCACCGCTTCGATCCTCGGACCCGACGCCTGCTTCCGCCAAGTCGAATTCGTCGGCATCCTCAAAGGGACTCAAAACCGCGCCCTCGCTGAAAAGTTCGTTGACTTTATGTTGAGCAAACAATTTCAAGAAGACATGCCGCTTCAAATGTTCGTCTATCCTGTGACTCCAAACGCGGCTCTGCCCGATGTGTTCGTCAAATATGCTCAAACCCCATCTCAATCCGCAACCCTTTCGCCCGCCGACATCGCCGCCAACCGCGACGCGTGGATTCAAGCGTGGTCTGCGGTGATGAAGTAG
- a CDS encoding ABC transporter ATP-binding protein, whose protein sequence is MLEVQNIFKSYEDKPLLNGISFDIAEGETVCLLGASGSGKSTLLRMIAGLESPDSGFIAFGGFDLASTPPHLRDFGLVFQDYALFPHLNVHDNVAFGLRMRRHGQDEIAQRVANSLELVNLKGFEKRSATDLSGGEQQRIALARALAIRPRLLMLDEPLGALDRTLKEGLLTELRSILRKTKIPALYITHDQDEAFAIADRILILHDGKIIRDGAPMDLVENPQSAYVAEFLGLGNVIEGEERGKTKDGKWKVVSRVGDFVVACNHKHSKGEEVCLLARPLEVRSEANVLLGVVADVIFQKDKYKVTFDNGLYVHLKDAPKVGKKVSVRVKVECLG, encoded by the coding sequence ATGCTCGAAGTCCAAAATATTTTCAAATCCTACGAAGACAAACCTCTCCTCAATGGCATATCATTCGACATCGCGGAGGGGGAGACGGTCTGTCTGCTCGGCGCCTCGGGCAGCGGCAAATCCACTCTTTTGCGGATGATCGCTGGACTCGAATCACCCGATTCGGGATTCATCGCCTTCGGCGGCTTCGACCTCGCCTCGACTCCGCCTCATCTCCGCGACTTCGGCCTGGTCTTCCAAGATTACGCCTTGTTCCCCCACCTCAACGTCCACGATAACGTCGCCTTCGGTCTGCGGATGCGCCGCCACGGACAAGATGAAATTGCACAGCGCGTAGCCAATTCATTGGAACTCGTCAACTTGAAGGGGTTTGAAAAACGAAGCGCAACCGATCTCTCAGGCGGAGAACAACAACGCATCGCCCTTGCTCGCGCGCTGGCGATTCGTCCGCGCTTGCTGATGCTCGATGAGCCCCTCGGCGCATTGGATAGAACTTTGAAAGAAGGGTTGCTGACCGAACTGCGTTCCATTTTGCGGAAGACAAAAATTCCCGCGCTTTATATCACTCACGACCAAGATGAAGCCTTCGCCATCGCTGATCGAATTTTGATTCTGCATGATGGAAAAATTATTCGAGATGGCGCGCCGATGGATCTGGTCGAAAATCCGCAGTCGGCTTATGTGGCGGAGTTTTTGGGGCTGGGCAATGTGATCGAAGGGGAAGAAAGAGGAAAGACGAAAGATGGAAAGTGGAAAGTGGTTAGCAGGGTTGGCGACTTTGTTGTTGCGTGCAACCACAAACACTCGAAGGGCGAGGAAGTCTGCCTACTGGCGCGCCCGCTTGAGGTCCGAAGTGAAGCGAATGTTTTATTGGGTGTTGTCGCCGATGTGATATTCCAGAAAGACAAGTATAAAGTCACATTCGATAACGGACTTTATGTCCATTTGAAGGATGCGCCGAAAGTGGGGAAGAAGGTCTCGGTGAGGGTTAAGGTAGAATGTCTCGGATGA